Proteins from a genomic interval of Syngnathoides biaculeatus isolate LvHL_M chromosome 23, ASM1980259v1, whole genome shotgun sequence:
- the LOC133496860 gene encoding heterogeneous nuclear ribonucleoprotein Q-like isoform X2: MATDHVNGNGTEEPMDTTAAVLRSTHFQSLLEAELPQKVAEKLDELYIAGLVAHSDLDERAIEALKEFNEEGALQVLLQFKESNLSHVQNKSAYLCGVMKTYRQREKQGAKVADATKGPDEAKIKELLDRTKYTLDVTTGQRKYGGPPPESVYMGIQPTVGTEIFVGKIPRDLFEDELVPLFEKAGPIWDLRLMMDPLSGLNRGYAFITFCTKEAAQEAVKLCNNREIRPGKHIGVCISVANNRLFVGSIPKNKTKEQIEEEFSKVTEGLSDVILYHQPDDRKKNRGFCFLEYEDHKTAAQARRRLMSGKVKVWNNVVTVEWADPIEDPDPEVMAKVKVLFVRNLANSVTEEILETSFSQFGKVDRVKKLKDYAFVHFEERDGAVKALTEMNGKELEGEPVEIVFAKPPDQKRKERKAQRQAAKTQMYDDYYYYSPPQHMPPPSRGRARAGSRGGGGGGGGYSYTPDYYSYEDYYDYYGYDYNYRGGYDDLYYGYDDFQTPARGRGSRGARGGASPGRGRGGTGPSRGRAGFSQRGGPGPGAARGGRGGARGSVQARGRGGQGEGVRAGPDVSP, from the exons ATGGCCACCGATCACGTCAACGGGAACGGGACGGAGGAACCGATGGACACGACGGCAGCTGTCTTGCGCTCGACACACTTCCAGTCGCTACTGGAGGCCGAGTTACCTCAGAAAGTGGCGGAGAAGCTCGACGAGCTCTACATCGCAG GTCTGGTAGCACACAGTGACCTGGATGAAAGAGCAATCGAGGCTCTCAAGGAGTTCAACGAGGAGGGAGCCCTCCAGGTTCTGCTGCAGTTCAAAGAGAGCAACCTGTCCCACGTTCAG AACAAAAGTGCCTACCTGTGCGGCGTAATGAAGACGTACAGGCAGCGCGAGAAACAAGGGGCCAAGGTCGCCGACGCCACCAAAGGACCGGACGAGGCCAAAATCAAAGAACTCTTGGATAGAACCAAGTACACCCTCGACGTCACGACGGGTCAAAGGAAGTATGGCGGCCCCCCGCCCGAGTCGGTTTACATGGGCATTCAACCCACCGTGGGAACAGAG ATCTTTGTGGGCAAGATTCCCCGTGACCTGTTTGAAGATGAGTTGGTTCCTCTCTTTGAGAAGGCGGGGCCTATCTGGGACCTTCGCCTCATGATGGACCCTCTGAGCGGCCTGAACAGAGGCTACGCCTTCATCACCTTCTGCACCAAGGAGGCTGCGCAGGAGGCCGTCAAGCTG TGCAACAATCGCGAGATCCGTCCCGGAAAGCACATCGGCGTGTGCATCTCTGTGGCCAACAACCGTCTGTTTGTGGGCTccatccccaaaaacaaaaccaaagagcAGATAGAAGAAGAGTTCTCCAAAGTCACAG AGGGCCTCAGCGACGTCATCCTGTACCATCAGCCCGACGACAGGAAGAAGAACCGAGGTTTCTGCTTCTTGGAATACGAAGATCATAAAACTGCAGCTCAGGCGCGCCGCCGCCTGATGAGCGGCAAGGTGAAGGTTTGGAACAATGTGGTGACGGTGGAGTGGGCGGACCCCATCGAGGACCCGGACCCCGAAGTCATGGCTAAG GTGAAAGTGCTGTTCGTACGCAATCTGGCCAACAGCGTCACCGAAGAGATCCTGGAGACGAGCTTCAGCCAGTTTGGAAAAGTGGACAGAGTGAAGAAGCTCAAAGACTACGCCTTTGTCCACTTTGAAGAGCGCGACGGCGCCGTCAAG GCGCTGACTGAGATGAACGGCAAAGAGCTGGAAGGCGAGCCTGTCGAAATCGTCTTTGCCAAGCCGCCCGATCAAAAAAGGAAGGAACGCAAAGCTCAGCGACAAGCAGCCAAGACTCAAAT GTATGACGACTATTACTATTACTCTCCCCCACAACACATGCCGCCTCCCAGTCGGGGGAGGGCTCGAGCCGGGAGccgcggtggcggcggcggcggcggcggctactCGTACACCCCCGATTACTACAGCTACGAGGACTACTACGACTACTACGGCTACGACTACAATTACCGCGGCGGCTACGACGACCTCTACTACGGCTACGATGACTTCCAGACGCCCGCCCGGGGCCGCGGCAGCAGGGGCGCCAGGGGCGGCGCCTCCCCGGGCCGAGGGCGCGGCGGAACCGGCCCGTCGCGAGGCCGGGCCGGCTTCTCTCAGCGCGGCGGGCCGGGACCCGGAGCGGCCCGCGGAGGGCGCGGCGGCGCCAGAGGCTCGGTGCAAGCGCGAGGGCGAGGAGGG CAGGGGGAAGGCGTCCGGGCCGGTCCCGATGTGTCGCCGTGA
- the LOC133496860 gene encoding heterogeneous nuclear ribonucleoprotein Q-like isoform X1 gives MATDHVNGNGTEEPMDTTAAVLRSTHFQSLLEAELPQKVAEKLDELYIAGLVAHSDLDERAIEALKEFNEEGALQVLLQFKESNLSHVQNKSAYLCGVMKTYRQREKQGAKVADATKGPDEAKIKELLDRTKYTLDVTTGQRKYGGPPPESVYMGIQPTVGTEIFVGKIPRDLFEDELVPLFEKAGPIWDLRLMMDPLSGLNRGYAFITFCTKEAAQEAVKLCNNREIRPGKHIGVCISVANNRLFVGSIPKNKTKEQIEEEFSKVTEGLSDVILYHQPDDRKKNRGFCFLEYEDHKTAAQARRRLMSGKVKVWNNVVTVEWADPIEDPDPEVMAKVKVLFVRNLANSVTEEILETSFSQFGKVDRVKKLKDYAFVHFEERDGAVKALTEMNGKELEGEPVEIVFAKPPDQKRKERKAQRQAAKTQMYDDYYYYSPPQHMPPPSRGRARAGSRGGGGGGGGYSYTPDYYSYEDYYDYYGYDYNYRGGYDDLYYGYDDFQTPARGRGSRGARGGASPGRGRGGTGPSRGRAGFSQRGGPGPGAARGGRGGARGSVQARGRGGVRGARGVRGANVGGAKRKADGYNQPDSKRRQTNNHNWGSQPIAQQPLQGGDHANYSGYKSDSQEFYQDSFGQQWK, from the exons ATGGCCACCGATCACGTCAACGGGAACGGGACGGAGGAACCGATGGACACGACGGCAGCTGTCTTGCGCTCGACACACTTCCAGTCGCTACTGGAGGCCGAGTTACCTCAGAAAGTGGCGGAGAAGCTCGACGAGCTCTACATCGCAG GTCTGGTAGCACACAGTGACCTGGATGAAAGAGCAATCGAGGCTCTCAAGGAGTTCAACGAGGAGGGAGCCCTCCAGGTTCTGCTGCAGTTCAAAGAGAGCAACCTGTCCCACGTTCAG AACAAAAGTGCCTACCTGTGCGGCGTAATGAAGACGTACAGGCAGCGCGAGAAACAAGGGGCCAAGGTCGCCGACGCCACCAAAGGACCGGACGAGGCCAAAATCAAAGAACTCTTGGATAGAACCAAGTACACCCTCGACGTCACGACGGGTCAAAGGAAGTATGGCGGCCCCCCGCCCGAGTCGGTTTACATGGGCATTCAACCCACCGTGGGAACAGAG ATCTTTGTGGGCAAGATTCCCCGTGACCTGTTTGAAGATGAGTTGGTTCCTCTCTTTGAGAAGGCGGGGCCTATCTGGGACCTTCGCCTCATGATGGACCCTCTGAGCGGCCTGAACAGAGGCTACGCCTTCATCACCTTCTGCACCAAGGAGGCTGCGCAGGAGGCCGTCAAGCTG TGCAACAATCGCGAGATCCGTCCCGGAAAGCACATCGGCGTGTGCATCTCTGTGGCCAACAACCGTCTGTTTGTGGGCTccatccccaaaaacaaaaccaaagagcAGATAGAAGAAGAGTTCTCCAAAGTCACAG AGGGCCTCAGCGACGTCATCCTGTACCATCAGCCCGACGACAGGAAGAAGAACCGAGGTTTCTGCTTCTTGGAATACGAAGATCATAAAACTGCAGCTCAGGCGCGCCGCCGCCTGATGAGCGGCAAGGTGAAGGTTTGGAACAATGTGGTGACGGTGGAGTGGGCGGACCCCATCGAGGACCCGGACCCCGAAGTCATGGCTAAG GTGAAAGTGCTGTTCGTACGCAATCTGGCCAACAGCGTCACCGAAGAGATCCTGGAGACGAGCTTCAGCCAGTTTGGAAAAGTGGACAGAGTGAAGAAGCTCAAAGACTACGCCTTTGTCCACTTTGAAGAGCGCGACGGCGCCGTCAAG GCGCTGACTGAGATGAACGGCAAAGAGCTGGAAGGCGAGCCTGTCGAAATCGTCTTTGCCAAGCCGCCCGATCAAAAAAGGAAGGAACGCAAAGCTCAGCGACAAGCAGCCAAGACTCAAAT GTATGACGACTATTACTATTACTCTCCCCCACAACACATGCCGCCTCCCAGTCGGGGGAGGGCTCGAGCCGGGAGccgcggtggcggcggcggcggcggcggctactCGTACACCCCCGATTACTACAGCTACGAGGACTACTACGACTACTACGGCTACGACTACAATTACCGCGGCGGCTACGACGACCTCTACTACGGCTACGATGACTTCCAGACGCCCGCCCGGGGCCGCGGCAGCAGGGGCGCCAGGGGCGGCGCCTCCCCGGGCCGAGGGCGCGGCGGAACCGGCCCGTCGCGAGGCCGGGCCGGCTTCTCTCAGCGCGGCGGGCCGGGACCCGGAGCGGCCCGCGGAGGGCGCGGCGGCGCCAGAGGCTCGGTGCAAGCGCGAGGGCGAGGAGGGGTACGTGGTGCGCGGGGCGTCCGCGGTGCAAATGTAGGAGGAGCGAAGCGCAAGGCCGACGGGTACAACCAACCCGATTCCAAGCGGCGCCAGACCAATAATCACAACTGGGGCTCCCAGCCCATCGCTCAGCAACCGCTCCAAGGCGGCGACCACGCTAACTATTCCGGCTACAAATCTGACAGCCAGGAATTTTATCAGGATTCTTTCGGGCAGCAGTGGAAGTAG